The Oryzias latipes chromosome 1, ASM223467v1 genome contains a region encoding:
- the cfap52 gene encoding cilia- and flagella-associated protein 52, which yields MAGDIPSIPQLELEAVIGFNGRVPSGLRLHPDKQHLIYPLGCTVILRSISDDKQEFLHGHTNNVCCLSVSRSGTYIASGQINFLGFKTTVFIWDYAQRSVYAELVLHKAKVESLAFSPNDKYLVSLGGQDDDSIVVWNIETKQAICGSTATSHVARHCLVVQYSNTDDNVFVSAGSGTLRVWELDVANRKIRPTECKLGKLQRNIKCVEISNDDQFLFCGTTSGDILKVNLRTGLLSDFGPVKAKHSLGVSVLRVMESGDLLVGSGSGVLTLCSKTNFKMLQSIQLEKGVTSITIKDTGQQFFVGTEAGLIYRMSSDDFKAEVVFTSHTSAVKDVVMPFGTSELFATCSDDDIRLWHIDKPKELLRIPVPNMTCNALDFMIDGHSLISAWNDCKIRAFGPETGRLMFTINDAHKMGVTAIAGTRDCKRIVSGGGDGQVRVWELLPHCHRLVEIMKEHKATVSSLKIKSNDKECVTASVDGTCIVWDLERFVGLQRMIANTVFRAMCYHPEEHQIITSGTDRKIAYWDVYDGSIIRELEGSQSGAINAMHITKDGGYFVTGGDDRVVRVWSYMEGVVTHVGIAQGGSITSMKICSNNRILVTTSADGAIMQWKFPHPPSS from the exons ATGGCGGGCGATATTCCCAGCATTCCTCAGCTGGAGTTGGAAGCTGTCATCGGATTTAACG GCCGTGTTCCTTCAGGCCTGAGACTCCATCCAGACAAACAACACCTCATCTATCCTCTGGGATGCACTGTGATTCTGAGGAGCATCAGTGATGACAAACAGGAGTTCCTGCACGGACACACCAACAATGTGTGCTGCCTCTCTGTGTCCAGAAGTGGAACCTACATTGCCTCTGGACAAATCAACTTTTTGGGATTTAAG acaACAGTATTTATCTGGGACTATGCACAAAGATCTGTCTACGCTGAGCTGGTTCTTCACAAGGCCAAGGTTGAGTCACTGGCGTTCTCACCTAATGACAAGTACTTGGTGTCTTTAGGAGGTCAAGACGACGACAG CATAGTGGTTTGGAACATTGAGACCAAACAGGCCATCTGCGGGAGCACGGCAACATCTCATGTCGCCAGGCACTGCCTTGTAGTGCAATACTCCAACACAGATGATAACGTCTTTGTTTCTGCTGGGAG TGGAACTTTGCGAGTTTGGGAACTGGATGTCGCCAACAGAAAGATTAGACCCACTGAGTGTAAATTAGGTAAACTTCAGAGGAATATTAAATGTGTGGAG ATCTCAAACGATGATCAATTCCTCTTCTGTGGAACCACCAGTGGGGACATACTAAAAGTCAACCTCAGAACTGGACTTTTGAGTGACTTTGGTCCAGTTAAAGCAAAACACAGCCTT GGTGTAAGTGTTCTCAGAGTAATGGAATCTGGGGACCTCCTCGTGGGTTCTGGATCCGGCGTCTTAACTTTGTGCTCTAAAACGAACTTTAAAATGCTCCA GAGCATCCAGCTGGAGAAAGGAGTGACTTCCATCACTATCAAAGACACAGGACAGCAGTTCTTTGTTGGGACAGAAGCTGGCTTAATCTATCGCATGAGCTCTGATGACTTCAAAGCTGAAGTGGTTTTCACCAGCCACACCAGTGCCGTGAAAGACGTGGTCATGCCTTT TGGGACATCTGAACTGTTTGCAACCTGCTCTGATGATGACATCAGACTGTGGCACATAGACAAACCCAAAGAGCTCCTGCGCATCCCTGTCCCAAACATGACCTGCAATGCCCTGGACTTCATGATTGACGGACACAGCCTCATCAGCG ccTGGAACGATTGTAAGATTCGCGCATTTGGACCTGAAACTGGACGATTGATGTTCACAATCAATGACGCTCACAAAATGGGGGTAACAGCCATCGCTGGCACCAGAGACTGCAAGAGGATTGTCAGTGGAGGGGGGGACGGACAG GTACGTGTTTGGGAGCTGCTGCCACATTGCCATCGGTTGGTGGAGATCATGAAAGAGCACAAAGCCACCGTCTCCAGTTTGAAAATCAAGTCTAACGACAAAGAGTGCGTCACTGCCAGCGTTGATGGAACCTGCATTGTCTGGGACCTTGA ACGGTTTGTAGGCCTTCAAAGGATGATTGCAAACACCGTGTTTCGGGCGATGTGCTATCACCCAGAGGAGCACCAGATCATCACCAGTGGAACTGACAGAAAG ATTGCGTACTGGGACGTGTATGACGGCTCTATCATTAGAGAACTGGAGGGCTCCCAGTCCGGCGCCATCAATGCCATGCACATCACAAAGGACGGCGGTTATTTTGTGACAG GTGGAGATGACAGGGTGGTGAGAGTGTGGAGCTACATGGAGGGCGTGGTCACCCATGTGGGCATTGCCCAGGGTGGTAGCATCACCAGTATGAAGATCTGCAGTAACAATCGCATTTTAGTCACCACCAGCGCAGATGGAGCCATCATGCAATGGAAGTTCCCTCATCCTCCCAGCTCTTAA